A genomic stretch from Eptesicus fuscus isolate TK198812 chromosome 15, DD_ASM_mEF_20220401, whole genome shotgun sequence includes:
- the LOC103297900 gene encoding transmembrane protein 88-like produces MLVIAQNVLVAAFNLVLLVLVLGTILLPVVTMLGYGFLCHSQFLCSQAPPCTMHLWDSVFMALLVSGFLLLVLLLILALASYHGLCLCLHLANCFMPYSQALY; encoded by the coding sequence ATGCTGGTCATTGCCCAGAATGTGCTGGTGGCTGCCTTCAATCTCGTcttgctggtgctggtgctggggacCATCCTGCTACCTGTGGTCACCATGCTAGGCTATGGCTTCCTCTGCCACTCCCAGTTTCTGTGCTCCCAGGCACCCCCTTGCACCATGCACCTGTGGGACTCGGTCTTCATGGCCCTGCTGGTCAGTGGTTTCCTGCTACTCGTGCTGCTGCTcatccttgccctggccagctACCACGGCCTCTGCCTGTGCCTTCATCTAGCCAACTGCTTCATGCCTTACAGCCAAGCCCTTTATTGA